One window of Camelina sativa cultivar DH55 chromosome 4, Cs, whole genome shotgun sequence genomic DNA carries:
- the LOC104781522 gene encoding BTB/POZ domain-containing protein At3g56230 isoform X1, with protein sequence MDCSICTTMPTILRPPRNTICGSCYEGAKTTIALLKELEGSKEDHDKSTHESTVKNGSSLSSSPLFSCEPQPLEKVIKWMKNMKETEEEQKKRIVFLSSFVSGFKEQLHADILLKAGDDGPPIPAHRALLASKSEIFKNILDSDGCKSAPEYAITLQELNSEQLQALLEFLYTGTLASEKLEKHVYALFVAADKYMIHYLQELCEQHMLSSLNVSSVLDVLDVSDLGSSKTLKEACLGFVVRNMDDVVFSDKYEAFSQKNQHLCVQITRAFLMETRSKRSE encoded by the exons ATGGATTGCTCAATCTGCACCACAATGCCAACTATTTTAAGACCACCAAGAAACACAATATGTGGATCGTGCTACGAAGGGGCTAAAACCACTATCGCGCTGCTCAAAGAGCTTGAGGGCTCGAAAGAAGATCATGACAAATCGACCCATGAGTCTACCGTCAAGAATggctcatctctttcttcttctcctttgttttcttgtgag CCACAACCACTAGAGAAGGTGATCAAAtggatgaaaaatatgaaagaaaccgaagaagaacagaagaaaaggATAGTCTTCTTGAGCAGCTTTGTTTCGGGTTTCAAAGAACAGCTTCATGCTGATATTCTTCTAAAAGCCGGCGATGATGGCCCTCCAATTCCTGCACATAGAGCTTTGCTG GCTTCAAAATCCGAGATCTTCAAGAACATTTTAGACTCAGACGGATGCAAAAGTGCTCCAGAATACGCCATAACGCTCCAAGAACTTAACTCGGAGCAACTTCAAGCTCTCTTGGAGTTTCTATACACCGGCACGTTGGCTTCAGAAAAGTTGGAGAAACATGTCTATGCCTTGTTTGTTGCGGCAGATAAGTACATGATTCATTACTTGCAAGAGTTGTGCGAGCAACATATGTTGAGTTCCTTGAACGTCTCTAGCGTTCTCGACGTTCTTGATGTCTCGGATCTTGGTTCGAGCAAGACGCTGAAGGAG GCTTGTCTAGGATTCGTGGTGCGGAACATGGACGATGTCGTTTTCTCGGATAAGTACGAAGCTTTCTCTCAGAAAAACCAGCATCTATGTGTGCAGATCACAAGAGCGTTCTTGATGGAAACGAGAAGCAAGAGAAGTGAATAA
- the LOC104781523 gene encoding copper transport protein CCH-like — MAQTVVLKVGMSCQGCVGAVNRVLGKMEGVESFDIDIKEQKVTVKGNVEPEAVFQTVSKTGKKTSFWPVEAEIEPKAEAEPKAEAVTETKTEAKTKTEAKVDVESKVAEAETKPSQV, encoded by the exons ATGGctcag ACCGTTGTCCTCAAAGTTGGTATGTCATGTCAAGGCTGCGTTGGTGCCGTCAATAGAGTCTTGGGCAAAATGGAAG GGGTTGAGTCATTTGATATTGATATCAAGGAGCAAAAGGTGACAGTGAAAGGTAATGTTGAGCCTGAAGCAGTTTTCCAAACAGTTTCAAAGACTGGAAAGAAGACTTCTTTCTGGCCGGTGGAGGCTGAGATTGAGCCAAAAGCAGAGGCTGAGCCAAAGGCCGAGGCTGTGACTGAGACTAAAACCGAGGCTAAGACTAAGACTGAGGCTAAGGTTGATGTTGAATCAAAAGTGGCAGAAGCCGAGACTAAGCCATCACAAGTTTAA
- the LOC104781521 gene encoding uncharacterized protein LOC104781521: protein MNEEDMDAMQHDTKKNKREGKKKKNDDEAEDDEDGVDRFEFEVEDSVGNFVDELSVGRNEIPDSSDEEEDPIVLQDRRIRRNRVYKLYIGQLFFNGVEFKEAVIEYALNSGNNVVQGRWEKTRLEFKCGVVGQCKWRVYCSYDEPRKMWVVKTTYRKHSCTPNGRCRLLRSPVIARLFMDKLRVNPKFMPLEIQNHIKDQWKLVSSRGQCQSARLLALKLIEKEYEEQFAHIRGYAKEIMSTNPGSTAIVETIPNSINEDVFNRFYVCFERTRTLWRGSCRPIIGLDGTFLKTAVKGVLLAAIGHDANNQIYPFVWAVVQSETGDNWLWFLQQLKADLKLKDGEGFVLISDKSRGLISSVQTELPKAEHRFCVKHIIENLKNKHPQKDMIKPLIWQLAWSYNKTEFKENFNKVKEYNVDVYDSVMKMKPEMWSRAFFKLGSNYEDVDNNATKSFNASMTKARAKAMIPMLETIRRQAMHQMVKKHNKSKNHEGRFTEYVAKILAEEKKDANKCDTTPTTHGVYEVMLYGNKNSVNTKRRTCTCGKWQISGIPCEHAYGAMIDYDMNVEDYVSGFFSTDLWRDNYEQSIHPMRGPRFWMTSMYCLVTAPPELILPGKKKTNRQKTCQRIKGKHELPKKKTIKETLGRKGRIIRCSYCGETGHNAAGCKKYPKEKTKRQRTTEVGSSSSQVPDTISLTQPSQTSTDMVVYE, encoded by the exons ATGAACGAAGAAGACATGGATGCGATGCAACACGACAc aaaaaaaaacaaaagagagggtaagaaaaagaaaaacgacgatgaagctgaagatgatgaagatggagtAGATCGGTTTGAGTTTGAAGTAGAAGATTCAGTAGGAAATTTTGTTGATGAATTGTCTGTTGGTCGAAATGAAATTCCAGATAGTTccgatgaagaggaagatccGATTGTTTTACAAGATAGAAGAATCCGAAGGAACagagtttataaattatatattggtcAATTGTTCTTCAATGGTGTTGAGTTCAAAGAGGCTGTAATTGAGTATGCTTTAAACTCAGGGAATAATGTGGTTCAAGGAAGATGGGAGAAGACAAGGCTTGAATTCAAGTGTGGCGTTGTTGGCCAGTGTAAGTGGAGGGTGTATTGCTCTTATGATGAGCCCAGAAAAATGTGGGTGGTGAAAACGACATATCGAAAGCACAGTTGTACTCCGAATGGGAGATGCAGGCTACTTAGAAGTCCGGTTATTGCAAGGCTTTTCATGGACAAGCTAAGAGTAAATCCTAAATTCATGCCTCTAGAAATTCAAAATCACATTAAAGATCAATGGAAGTTGGTGAGTTCTAGGGGTCAATGTCAGAGCGCAAGGCTGCTAGCTTTAAAGTTGATTGAGAAGGAGTATGAAGAACAGTTTGCTCACATTCGTGGCTATGCCAAAGAGATTATGTCTACAAATCCTGGATCAACTGCCATTGTTGAAACTATACCTAACTCTATCAATGAAGATGTTTTCAACCgcttttatgtttgttttgaaaGAACACGCACACTTTGGAGAGGTTCTTGTCGACCAATTATCGGGCTTGATGGTACATTCTTGAAGACTGCAGTGAAAGGAGTGTTGTTGGCTGCAATTGGTCATGACGCAAACAATCAGATTTATCCATTTGTTTGGGCTGTGGTACAATCTGAAACTGGGGATAACTGGTTATGGTTCCTCCAGCAACTCAAGGCTGATTTAAAACTCAAAGATGGTGAAGGATTTGTTTTGATCTCTGATAAATCAAGG GGACTCATCAGTTCAGTGCAAACGGAATTGCCTAAAGCTGAACATAGATTTTGTGTGAAACACATCATTGAGAACTTGAAGAATAAGCATCCACAAAAAGATATGATCAAACCATTAATATGGCAACTAGCTTGGAGCTACAACAAGACTGAGTTTAAAGAGAATTTCAACAAAGTGAAAGAGTATAATGTTGACGTCTACGATTCAGTGATGAAAATGAAACCCGAGATGTGGTCAAGAGCTTTCTTTAAACTTGGAAGCAACTATGAGGATGTTGATAACAACGCCACAAAATCATTCAACGCATCAATGACAAAAGCAAGGGCTAAGGCAATGATTCCAATGTTGGAGACAATAAGGAGGCAAGCTATGCATCAAATGGTGAAGAAGCATAATAAATCCAAGAATCACGAAGGAAGATTTACAGAGTATGTTGCCAAGATTCTcgcagaggagaagaaagatgcAAACAAGTGTGATACAACTCCCACAACTCATGGAGTATACGAGGTTATGCTTTATGGGAATAAGAATTCGGTGAACACGAAAAGAAGAACATGTACATGTGGTAAATGGCAAATCAGTGGGATTCCATGTGAGCATGCTTATGGAGCAATGATTGATTATGATATGAATGTTGAAGATTATGTATCAGGATTTTTCAGCACTGATTTGTGGCGAGACAATTACGAGCAGTCCATACATCCAATGAGAGGGCCAAGATTCTGGATGACATCTATGTATTGCTTGGTAACAGCACCACCTGAGCTTATACTACCcgggaagaaaaaaacaaatagacaGAAGACATGTCAAAGGATTAAAGGAAAACACGAGTTaccgaagaagaaaacaataaaagaaacacTTGGAAGGAAGGGACGCATTATACGTTGTTCGTATTGTGGTGAAACTGGTCATAATGCAGCTGGGTGTAAAAAATATCCaaaggaaaagacaaagagaCAAAGAACTACTGAG gtcGGGTCATCATCATCTCAAGTACCTGATACAATCTCTCTCACGCAACCATCACAAACAAGCACCGACATGGTGGTTTATGAGTAA
- the LOC104781524 gene encoding uncharacterized protein LOC104781524: MNIPTRRSPGKISEAPRSVGGRIQRKPLADCTNIVSRSSRQQPSSSLKFANPSLTSSLKRLVDQTTLKEKPKDVVINSETASEKASPSPATNVRPVTRRMSADLGSPASAPSRPQLSRSDLGVSDTEFAEPWSVYTVRRKRNKDASSSPSSAAARMRLDLTSSAGKKTCQADVNKTKPLKMAPKKRQRTVKQENDNLVHAASPEYIEQQKAYFAEIDAFELPVEYASSSDSD, translated from the exons ATGAATATTCCGACGCGAAGATCACCGGGTAAAATATCGGAAGCTCCTCGCTCCGTCGGAGGACGTATACAGAGGAAACCGCTTGCCGATTGTACCAACATCGTCTCCAGATCTTCTCGACAACAGCCATCTTCTTCACTCAAATTCGCGAATCCTAGTCTCACTTCATCTCTCAAGAGGTTAGTAGATCAAACTACGCTCAAGGAGAAACCCAAAGATGTTGTTATTAATTCAGAGACTGCTTCCGAGAAAGCTTCTCCGTCTCCTGCCACGAACGTTAGACCCGTCACTCGCCGTATGTCTGCAGATCTGGGTTCTCCGGCCTCTGCTCCTTCTCGTCCCCAATTATCGCGCTCTGACTTGG GCGTTAGTGACACGGAGTTTGCTGAGCCTTGGTCTGTTTACACGGTGAGAAGGAAGAGGAATAAAGAcgcatcttcttctccctctaGTGCAGCGGCTCGCATGCGTCTGGACTTGACATCAAGCGCTGG GAAGAAAACATGTCAAGCAGATGTAAACAAAACGAAGCCCTTGAAAATGGCTCCCAAAAAG AGGCAACGGACAGTAAAGCAAGAGAACGATAATTTGGTTCATGCAGCTTCTCCGGAATATATTGAGCAGCAGAAAGCATACTTTGCAGAGATAGATGCATTTGAGCTGCCAGTAGAATATGCATCTAGTAGCGACTCAGACTAA
- the LOC104781519 gene encoding uncharacterized protein LOC104781519: MVSREHKRGSSLREKFHLLRSITNSHAESERSIIVDASKYIKKLKQKVEKLNNENMSEQSFCDPSDSNPTVTVETLEKGFMIKVMSEKNEEGMLVCVLETFEDLGLDVVEARASCTDTFSLRAIGSSHNDDGDSMDAEGVRQAVAEAIRTWSDSHA; this comes from the exons ATGGTTTCGAGGGAACACAAGAGAGGCTCCTCTCTTCGTGAGAAGTTTCATTTGCTTCGTTCAATCACTAATTCTCATGCT GAGAGTGAAAGATCGATCATAGTGGAtgcatcaaaatatatcaaaaagctTAAGCAAAAAGTCGAAAAACTCAACAATGAGAACATGTCTGAGCAATCATTCTGCGACCCTTCCGACTCAAATCCTACG GTTACAGTGGAAACCCTAGAGAAGGGGTTCATGATAAAGGTAATGTCAGAGAAGAATGAGGAAGGCATGTTGGTTTGTGTTCTTGAAACCTTTGAAGATCTTGGACTTGATGTTGTTGAAGCTAGGGCTTCATGTACAGACACATTTAGCTTGCGTGCCATTGGTTCATCACAT AATGATGATGGAGACAGCATGGATGCTGAAGGAGTGAGACAGGCAGTGGCCGAAGCGATTAGGACCTGGAGTGATAGCCATGCATGA
- the LOC104781525 gene encoding uncharacterized protein LOC104781525 gives MTMHSMTRDPPTMAEPPYHSYGSQGQAHPTTSAPIPLFLCRSLHLPHITPPSCCRHRRDRASDLRRSKHGSKKTTSSSFSWSSTSSSSSFSSSPPHSSKKRVSHDKKSPLLYANYKEDELRSSPTSTLCYSNGERNGCSSSMGSLKRVLFSGSMESLKRHGTGKALINNDKNKA, from the exons atgaCTATGCATTCGATGACGAGAGATCCTCCTACTATGGCGGAGCCTCCATACCATTCATATGGGAGTCAAGGCCAGGCACACCCAACCACCTCTGCTCCGATTCCTCTCTTCCTCTGCCGCTCACTCCACCTCCCTCATATTACTCCTCCGAGTTGTTGTCGACACCGAAGAGACAGGGCAAG TGATCTGAGGAGGAGCAAACACGGTAGTAAAAAGACGACCAGCTCATCGTTTTCTTGGTCTTCtacgtcttcttcatcttctttttcctcttcgCCACCACATTCTTCGAAAAAACGAGTGAGTCATGACAAAAAGTCGCCACTTCTGTACGCTAACTACAAAGAGGATGAGCTTAGGTCGTCGCCTACCTCGACTCTGTGTTACTCCAATGGTGAAAGAAATGGATGTAGCTCTTCAATGGGGAGTCTGAAGAGAGTTCTGTTCTCCGGATCAATGGAGAGTCTGAAGAGACATGGAACTGGTAAAGCCCTCATCAACAACGACAAGAATAAAGCTTGA
- the LOC104781522 gene encoding BTB/POZ domain-containing protein At3g56230 isoform X2: MDCSICTTMPTILRPPRNTICGSCYEGAKTTIALLKELEGSKEDHDKSTHESTVKNGSSLSSSPLFSCEPQPLEKVIKWMKNMKETEEEQKKRIVFLSSFVSGFKEQLHADILLKAGDDGPPIPAHRALLASKSEIFKNILDSDGCKSAPEYAITLQELNSEQLQALLEFLYTGTLASDKLEKHVYALFVAADKYMIHYLQELCEQHMLSSLNVSSVLDVLDVSDLGSSKTLKEACLGFVVRNMDDVVFSDKYEAFSQKNQHLCVQITRAFLMETRSKRSE, encoded by the exons ATGGATTGCTCAATCTGCACCACAATGCCAACTATTTTAAGACCACCAAGAAACACAATATGTGGATCGTGCTACGAAGGGGCTAAAACCACTATCGCGCTGCTCAAAGAGCTTGAGGGCTCGAAAGAAGATCATGACAAATCGACCCATGAGTCTACCGTCAAGAATggctcatctctttcttcttctcctttgttttcttgtgag CCACAACCACTAGAGAAGGTGATCAAAtggatgaaaaatatgaaagaaaccgaagaagaacagaagaaaaggATAGTCTTCTTGAGCAGCTTTGTTTCGGGTTTCAAAGAACAGCTTCATGCTGATATTCTTCTAAAAGCCGGCGATGATGGCCCTCCAATTCCTGCACATAGAGCTTTGCTG GCTTCAAAATCCGAGATCTTCAAGAACATTTTAGACTCAGACGGATGCAAAA GTGCTCCAGAATACGCCATAACGCTCCAAGAACTTAACTCGGAGCAACTTCAAGCTCTCTTGGAGTTTCTATACACCGGCACATTGGCTTCAGACAAGTTGGAGAAACATGTCTATGCCTTGTTTGTTGCGGCAGATAAGTACATGATTCATTACTTGCAAGAGTTGTGCGAGCAACATATGTTGAGTTCCTTGAACGTCTCTAGCGTTCTCGACGTTCTTGATGTCTCGGATCTTGGTTCGAGCAAGACGCTGAAGGAGGCTTGTCTAGGATTCGTGGTGCGGAACATGGACGATGTCGTTTTCTCGGATAAGTACGAAGCTTTCTCTCAGAAAAACCAGCATCTATGTGTGCAGATCACAAGAGCGTTCTTGATGGAAACGAGAAGCAAGAGAAGTGAATAA
- the LOC104781526 gene encoding WEB family protein At3g56270-like, producing the protein MSERFQNPETIPGTPVIREVRTGSGSENFKPVSARREGVRGEVDISPPLFGGRPFNLEDNNFEGVREFDIKRMKEQTVELEKDLIMKELETLDFLEALASTKSIVEDVKRQLQQQAMRCRETPEHLRSHIKEMIDERTHRNSHKSPDLTLIESKQACMNLGKTMDDLALIQSYAESLNMTTKQEKGFLGAASLAEELNSLKLKPQGPDQGERFNTEDLPVNPQCEQVKMVVETNDTPYHKQSKACLRTAEMRLVAARKMEEAARAAEALAIAEMTMLSGGKNQDALCFPEQPSIPLTLGAQMNKELSTNVSRIEILRRLEEANEEVKQSKQALEIAFNRVEIASVKQLEAEDAVRQWNIESWKDQKAIGPKGTTKRDSFSRRSFLSHVKQHEPRIYLTEPMLKRNVSTGNVLTRKQVPTIDDENQLVTPRRKFKFIHTHQASIGETV; encoded by the exons ATGTCGGAGAGGTTTCAGAACCCGGAGACGATTCCGGGTACACCTGTTATCCGGGAGGTGAGAACCGGATCCGGGTCCGAGAATTTCAAACCGGTGAGTGCAAGGAGAGAAGGAGTGAGAGGTGAAGTCGACATTTCTCCACCATTGTTTGGTGGTCGTCCCTTCAACCTCGAAGACAACAATTTC GAGGGTGTGAGAGAATTTGATATAAAGAGAATGAAAGAACAGACTGTGGAGCTTGAGAAGGATCTAATTATGAAAGAGTTAGAAACTCTTGATTTTCTAGAAGCTCTTGCATCAACCAAAAGCATTGTCGAAGATGTGAAGCGGCAGCTCCAGCAACAAGCAATGAGATGCAGGGAGACCCCTGAACATTTGCGTTCACACATCAAAGAGATGATCGATGAACGCACTCACCGTAATTCCCACAAGTCTCCAGATCTGACACTCATTGAATCGAAGCAGGCATGTATGAATCTTGGTAAAACCATGGATGATCTTGCGTTGATTCAATCCTATGCTGAGTCTCTGAATATGACAACAAAGCAAGAGAAAGGTTTCCTTGGAGCAGCGTCTCTAGCTGAGGAGCTTAATAGTCTGAAGTTGAAACCACAAGGTCCTGACCAAGGAGAGAGGTTTAATACGGAGGATTTACCTGTGAACCCACAATGTGAACAGGTTAAGATGGTAGTTGAAACCAATGATACACCTTACCACAAACAGAGCAAGGCTTGTCTAAGAACTGCAGAAATGAGATTGGTTGCTGCAAGAAAAATGGAAGAGGCTGCAAGAGCAGCGGAAGCACTTGCGATTGCTGAAATGACCATGTTATCAGGCGGGAAAAACCAAGACGCTCTCTGCTTCCCAGAGCAGCCAAGTATTCCATTAACACTTGGAGCACAGATGAACAAAGAATTATCCACCAATGTCTCAAGAATAGAGATATTGAGAAGGCTGGAGGAAGCTAATGAAGAAGTCAAACAAAGTAAACAAGCCTTGGAAATTGCATTTAACCGGGTGGAAATCGCCAGTGTGAAGCAACTTGAAGCAGAAGATGCGGTTCGCCAGTGGAACATAGAATCATGGAAAGACCAGAAAGCTATTGGACCAAAAGGAACGACGAAAAGAGATAGCTTCTCTCGACGCTCCTTCTTGAGCCATGTGAAACAGCACGAGCCACGAATCTATCTCACAGAGCCAATGCTGAAACGAAACGTATCAACGGGCAATGTTCTAACCCGGAAACAAGTTCCTACTATCGACGATGAGAATCAGTTGGTGACACCGAGGAGAAAGTTTAAGTTCATTCACACACATCAAGCTTCCATTGGAGAAACAGTGTAA
- the LOC104784108 gene encoding uncharacterized protein LOC104784108, which yields MNIPTRRSPGKITEAPRSVGGRRQRKPLADCTNIVSRSSRQQPSSSLKFANPSLTSSLKRLVDQTTLKEKPKDVVINSETASEKASPSPATNVRPVTRRMSADLGSPASAPSRPQLSRSDLGVSDTEFAEPWSVYTVRRKRNKDASSSPSSAAARMRLDLTSSAGKKTCQADVNKTKPLKMAPKKVNSGKLY from the exons ATGAATATTCCGACGCGAAGATCACCGGGTAAAATAACGGAAGCTCCTCGCTCCGTCGGAGGACGAAGACAAAGGAAACCGCTTGCCGATTGTACCAACATCGTCTCCAGATCTTCTCGACAACAGCCATCTTCTTCACTCAAATTCGCGAATCCTAGTCTCACTTCATCTCTCAAGAGGTTAGTAGATCAAACTACGCTCAAGGAGAAACCCAAAGATGTTGTTATTAATTCAGAGACTGCTTCCGAGAAAGCTTCTCCGTCTCCTGCCACGAACGTTAGACCCGTCACTCGCCGTATGTCTGCAGATCTGGGTTCTCCGGCCTCTGCTCCTTCTCGTCCCCAATTATCGCGCTCTGACTTGG GCGTTAGTGACACGGAGTTTGCTGAGCCTTGGTCTGTTTACACGGTGAGAAGGAAGAGGAATAAAGAcgcatcttcttctccctctaGTGCAGCGGCTCGCATGCGTCTGGACTTGACATCAAGCGCTGG GAAGAAAACATGTCAAGCAGATGTAAACAAAACGAAGCCCTTGAAAATGGCTCCCAAAAAGGTGAATTCAGGAAAGCTCTAC